Proteins found in one Bacillus subtilis subsp. subtilis str. 168 genomic segment:
- the pmiA gene encoding mannose-6-phosphate isomerase (active on aldose substrates with hydroxyl groups oriented in the same direction at the C-2 and C-3 positions as in mannose) (Evidence 1a: Function from experimental evidences in the studied strain; PubMedId: 7581999, 10704478, 19447949, 27435445; Product type e: enzyme) → MTQSPIFLTPVFKEKIWGGTALRDRFGYSIPSESTGECWAISAHPKGPSTVANGPYKGKTLIELWEEHREVFGGVEGDRFPLLTKLLDVKEDTSIKVHPDDYYAGENEEGELGKTECWYIIDCKENAEIIYGHTARSKTELVTMINSGDWEGLLRRIKIKPGDFYYVPSGTLHALCKGALVLETQQNSDATYRVYDYDRLDSNGSPRELHFAKAVNAATVPHVDGYIDESTESRKGITIKTFVQGEYFSVYKWDINGEAEMAQDESFLICSVIEGSGLLKYEDKTCPLKKGDHFILPAQMPDFTIKGTCTLIVSHI, encoded by the coding sequence ATGACGCAATCACCGATTTTTCTAACGCCTGTGTTTAAAGAAAAAATCTGGGGCGGAACCGCTTTACGAGATAGATTTGGATACAGTATTCCTTCAGAATCAACGGGGGAATGCTGGGCCATTTCCGCTCATCCAAAAGGACCGAGCACTGTTGCAAATGGCCCGTATAAAGGAAAGACATTGATCGAGCTTTGGGAAGAGCACCGTGAAGTATTCGGCGGCGTAGAGGGGGATCGGTTTCCGCTTCTGACAAAGCTGCTGGATGTGAAGGAAGATACGTCAATTAAAGTTCACCCTGATGATTACTATGCCGGAGAAAACGAAGAGGGAGAACTCGGCAAGACGGAATGCTGGTACATTATCGACTGTAAGGAAAACGCAGAAATCATTTACGGGCATACGGCCCGCTCAAAAACCGAACTTGTCACAATGATCAACAGCGGTGACTGGGAGGGCCTGCTGCGAAGAATCAAAATTAAACCGGGTGATTTCTATTATGTGCCGAGCGGAACGCTGCACGCATTGTGCAAGGGGGCCCTTGTTTTAGAGACTCAGCAAAATTCAGATGCCACATACCGGGTGTACGATTATGACCGTCTTGATAGCAACGGAAGTCCGAGAGAGCTTCATTTTGCCAAAGCGGTCAATGCCGCCACGGTTCCCCATGTGGACGGGTATATAGATGAATCGACAGAATCAAGAAAAGGAATAACCATTAAAACATTTGTCCAAGGGGAATATTTTTCGGTTTATAAATGGGACATCAATGGCGAAGCTGAAATGGCTCAGGATGAATCCTTTCTGATTTGCAGCGTGATAGAAGGAAGCGGTTTGCTCAAGTATGAGGACAAAACATGTCCGCTCAAAAAAGGTGATCACTTTATTTTGCCGGCTCAAATGCCCGATTTTACGATAAAAGGAACTTGTACCCTTATCGTGTCTCATATTTAA
- the ywtG gene encoding putative carbohydrate/proton transporter (Evidence 3: Putative function from multiple computational evidences; PubMedId: 15849754, 16850406; Product type t: transporter) — translation MKKQSNIWLYFFGALGGALYGYDTGVISGAILFMKKELGLNAFTEGLVVSSLLVGAILGSGAAGKLTDRFGRKKAIMAAALLFCIGGLGVALAPNTGVMVLFRIILGLAVGTSTTIVPLYLSELAPKHKRGALSSLNQLMITVGILLSYIVNYIFADAEAWRWMLGLAAVPSLLLLIGILFMPESPRWLFTNGEESKAKKILEKLRGTKDIDQEIHDIKEAEKQDEGGLKELFDPWVRPALIAGLGLAFLQQFIGTNTIIYYAPKTFTNVGFGNSASILGTVGIGTVNVLMTLVAIKIIDKIGRKPLLLFGNAGMVISLIVLALVNLFFDNTPAASWTTVICLGVFIVVFAVSWGPVVWVMLPELFPLHVRGIGTGVSTLMLHVGTLIVSLTYPILMEAIGISYLFLIYAAIGIMAFLFVRFKVTETKGRSLEEIEQDLRDKNGQGGAAGKQQTVGT, via the coding sequence ATGAAAAAGCAGTCAAATATATGGCTTTATTTTTTCGGAGCTCTTGGAGGCGCGTTATATGGCTATGATACCGGAGTGATTTCCGGAGCTATTTTATTTATGAAAAAGGAGTTAGGCTTAAACGCGTTTACAGAAGGTCTTGTTGTCAGCTCCTTGCTGGTTGGGGCGATATTGGGCTCAGGAGCGGCCGGCAAGCTGACTGACCGTTTCGGAAGAAAAAAAGCAATTATGGCAGCCGCGCTGCTGTTTTGTATAGGCGGTCTTGGTGTGGCACTGGCCCCAAATACAGGAGTCATGGTGCTGTTTCGCATCATTTTGGGACTTGCAGTCGGAACATCGACGACAATCGTACCCCTTTATTTATCTGAACTGGCGCCAAAACATAAACGCGGGGCGCTGTCATCACTGAATCAGCTGATGATCACGGTCGGCATCCTTCTTTCTTACATTGTCAATTACATATTTGCCGATGCCGAAGCGTGGCGCTGGATGCTTGGATTGGCTGCTGTGCCGTCATTGCTCTTGCTTATTGGCATTTTGTTTATGCCGGAGAGCCCGCGCTGGCTGTTCACGAATGGCGAAGAAAGCAAAGCGAAGAAAATTCTTGAAAAATTGCGTGGCACAAAAGATATTGATCAGGAAATACATGATATAAAAGAAGCGGAAAAGCAGGATGAAGGCGGTCTGAAGGAGCTGTTCGATCCATGGGTGCGCCCAGCGCTTATTGCAGGTTTGGGACTCGCTTTTTTGCAGCAATTTATCGGAACGAATACGATCATCTACTATGCGCCAAAGACCTTTACAAACGTCGGATTCGGAAACTCCGCTTCGATTTTAGGCACGGTCGGAATCGGCACAGTCAATGTTCTCATGACATTAGTAGCGATTAAAATCATCGACAAGATTGGAAGAAAGCCGTTACTGCTATTCGGGAATGCGGGCATGGTGATCAGCTTGATCGTTCTCGCTTTAGTAAATCTCTTTTTCGATAACACTCCGGCTGCCTCATGGACGACCGTCATTTGTTTAGGCGTGTTTATCGTTGTCTTTGCGGTCAGCTGGGGACCGGTTGTGTGGGTGATGCTTCCTGAATTGTTCCCGCTTCACGTCAGAGGAATCGGGACCGGTGTTTCGACCTTAATGTTGCACGTTGGGACACTGATTGTTTCATTAACCTATCCAATATTAATGGAAGCGATCGGAATCAGTTATTTATTCCTGATTTATGCCGCGATCGGTATCATGGCGTTCTTATTTGTCCGATTTAAAGTGACAGAGACAAAGGGAAGAAGCCTTGAAGAAATTGAGCAGGATTTACGGGACAAAAACGGACAGGGAGGAGCGGCCGGAAAACAGCAGACTGTCGGAACATAA
- the tagT gene encoding teichoic acid-peptidoglycan tethering enzyme (LCP component) with transcription regulator domain of capsule synthesis (Evidence 1a: Function from experimental evidences in the studied strain; PubMedId: 19099556, 22432711, 29107701; Product type e: enzyme) produces MEERSQRRKKKRKLKKWVKVVAGLMAFLVIAAGSVGAYAFVKLNNASKEAHVSLARGEQSVKRIKEFDPGKDSFSVLLLGIDAREKNGETVDQARSDANVLVTFNRKEKTAKMLSIPRDAYVNIPGHGYDKFTHAHAYGGVDLTVKTVEEMLDIPVDYVVESNFTAFEDVVNELNGVKVTVKSDKVIQQIKKDTKGKVVLQKGTHTLDGEEALAYVRTRKADSDLLRGQRQMEVLSAIIDKSKSLSSIPAYDDIVDTMGQNLKMNLSLKDAIGLFPFITSLKSVESIQLTGYDYEPAGVYYFKLNQQKLQEVKKELQNDLGV; encoded by the coding sequence ATGGAAGAACGATCACAGCGCAGAAAGAAAAAAAGAAAACTAAAAAAATGGGTGAAAGTTGTTGCCGGATTAATGGCTTTTTTAGTCATTGCGGCAGGCTCTGTCGGCGCCTATGCTTTTGTAAAGCTGAACAATGCTTCTAAGGAAGCTCATGTCAGCCTTGCACGCGGAGAACAATCTGTAAAACGGATCAAAGAATTTGATCCTGGAAAAGATTCTTTTTCTGTATTGCTCTTAGGAATTGATGCCAGGGAGAAAAACGGCGAGACCGTCGATCAGGCAAGAAGTGACGCGAATGTGCTGGTTACATTTAATCGGAAAGAAAAAACAGCTAAAATGCTGAGCATTCCGCGTGACGCCTATGTAAACATCCCAGGCCACGGGTATGATAAATTCACACATGCTCACGCTTACGGCGGCGTTGACTTAACTGTGAAAACAGTTGAAGAAATGCTGGATATTCCAGTCGATTATGTCGTAGAAAGCAATTTCACGGCTTTTGAAGACGTCGTAAACGAGTTAAATGGCGTCAAAGTAACTGTAAAAAGCGATAAAGTCATTCAGCAAATCAAAAAAGATACAAAAGGTAAAGTCGTTCTTCAAAAAGGAACACATACGCTTGATGGGGAAGAAGCGCTCGCTTACGTAAGAACACGTAAAGCGGACAGTGACCTTTTACGCGGGCAAAGACAAATGGAAGTGCTGAGCGCCATTATAGATAAATCAAAATCATTGAGCTCAATTCCGGCTTATGATGATATTGTGGATACGATGGGGCAAAATTTAAAAATGAACTTATCTCTTAAAGATGCCATCGGCCTGTTCCCGTTCATCACTTCATTGAAATCAGTTGAGTCTATTCAGCTGACGGGTTATGATTATGAACCTGCCGGAGTCTATTATTTCAAATTGAATCAGCAAAAGCTGCAGGAAGTTAAAAAAGAGCTGCAAAACGATTTAGGTGTATAA
- the gerBC gene encoding lipoprotein component of the germination receptor B (Evidence 1a: Function from experimental evidences in the studied strain; PubMedId: 15774895, 15849754, 16352818, 16850406, 20654628, 21685283, 22493018; Product type lp: lipoprotein), with the protein MKTASKFSVMFFMLLALCGCWDVKDIEQLSFARGLAIDETNDHQYKLTYQNLLPQSEDSQASGKPEFVNVTSHGKTILEAVSDVSIKDPPVYSDHLKVILLGEKLMRNQNVDQVLNHFIRDDELRRSSYLMAARGNAADVFTKGNPNQQQPMPSEKLIDLTTHSGYNGKIMIPLRIGRASVYSQNGYSYLIQAVKNEKGKAKYDGAGIIKRGSNKLVGFLSADETQTLSWVMGTIQGGVMPTTDKGHPITFEIKKSKTKIKPVIENGKPVFHISVKTKGILTEDQNPNENSFSKSYLHRLENIFEKKLERDVKQVMDKLQHEYKTDPVFLSDHIRIQHPDYWNKVKGHWDEIFSETDFKYDISFKIINFGTVGK; encoded by the coding sequence ATGAAAACAGCATCAAAATTCTCCGTCATGTTTTTTATGCTGCTGGCCCTCTGCGGCTGCTGGGATGTCAAAGATATCGAGCAACTATCCTTCGCCAGAGGGCTGGCGATCGATGAGACAAATGATCACCAGTACAAACTGACGTATCAAAATCTTCTTCCCCAAAGCGAAGACAGCCAAGCATCCGGAAAACCCGAATTTGTTAATGTAACGTCCCACGGGAAAACGATTCTGGAAGCAGTCAGTGATGTATCCATCAAGGACCCTCCTGTTTATAGCGATCATTTAAAAGTGATCCTTCTGGGAGAAAAACTGATGAGGAATCAAAATGTAGACCAAGTCCTCAACCACTTTATCCGGGATGATGAGCTGCGGCGAAGCAGCTATTTGATGGCAGCCAGAGGGAATGCAGCTGATGTTTTCACAAAAGGAAACCCCAATCAGCAGCAGCCGATGCCCTCCGAAAAACTGATTGATTTGACAACTCACAGCGGATATAACGGTAAGATTATGATACCGCTGCGCATCGGAAGAGCTTCTGTCTACTCTCAGAACGGGTACAGTTATCTTATTCAAGCCGTGAAAAACGAAAAGGGAAAAGCCAAGTATGACGGAGCAGGCATTATCAAAAGGGGCAGCAATAAACTCGTTGGGTTTCTTTCAGCTGATGAAACCCAAACACTGTCATGGGTCATGGGGACGATCCAAGGCGGTGTCATGCCGACGACAGATAAAGGACATCCGATTACGTTTGAAATTAAAAAGTCGAAAACGAAAATTAAGCCCGTCATTGAAAACGGAAAGCCTGTCTTTCATATTTCTGTTAAAACGAAGGGCATCCTGACAGAAGACCAAAACCCGAATGAAAACTCCTTTAGCAAAAGTTATTTGCACAGGCTGGAAAACATTTTTGAAAAAAAGCTTGAACGAGATGTAAAGCAGGTGATGGATAAACTGCAGCACGAGTATAAAACCGATCCGGTCTTTTTATCAGACCACATAAGGATTCAACACCCTGACTACTGGAATAAAGTAAAAGGGCATTGGGATGAAATATTTTCTGAGACTGATTTTAAGTACGATATTTCTTTTAAAATCATTAACTTTGGCACGGTGGGAAAGTAA
- the gerBB gene encoding component of germinant receptor B (Evidence 1a: Function from experimental evidences in the studied strain; PubMedId: 15774895, 15849754, 16352818, 16850406, 22493018; Product type rc: receptor), with protein sequence MRKSEHKLTFMQTLIMISSTLIGAGVLTLPRSAAETGSPSGWLMILLQGVIFIIIVLLFLPFLQKNSGKTLFKLNSIVAGKFIGFLLNLYICLYFIGIVCFQARILGEVVGFFLLKNTPMAVVVFIFLAVAIYHVGGGVYSIAKVYAYIFPITLIIFMMLLMFSFRLFQLDFIRPVFEGGYQSFFSLFPKTLLYFSGFEIIFYLVPFMRDPKQVKKAVALGIATSTLFYSITLLIVIGCMTVAEAKTVTWPTISLIHALEVPGIFIERFDLFLQLTWTAQQFACMLGSFKGAHIGLTEIFHLKNKNNAWLLTAMLAATFFITMYPKDLNDVFYYGTLLGYAFLIVITIPFFVWFLSWIQKKIGRGQLQ encoded by the coding sequence ATGAGGAAATCAGAGCATAAACTGACATTTATGCAGACGCTCATTATGATCAGCAGCACATTGATTGGTGCCGGGGTGCTGACCCTTCCCCGCTCAGCCGCCGAAACCGGCAGTCCGAGCGGATGGCTAATGATACTGCTCCAGGGCGTTATTTTTATTATCATCGTTCTGCTTTTTTTGCCTTTTCTTCAAAAAAACAGCGGAAAAACTCTTTTTAAGCTCAACAGCATTGTAGCTGGAAAATTCATCGGCTTTCTATTGAATTTATATATCTGTCTATATTTCATTGGGATTGTTTGCTTTCAAGCTCGGATTTTGGGAGAGGTTGTCGGATTCTTTTTGTTGAAAAATACGCCAATGGCAGTTGTGGTGTTTATATTTCTTGCAGTTGCCATCTATCATGTAGGCGGAGGCGTTTATTCAATTGCAAAAGTATACGCTTATATTTTTCCTATAACCCTTATTATTTTTATGATGCTTCTGATGTTCAGCTTTCGCTTGTTCCAGCTTGATTTTATCCGGCCGGTATTTGAAGGAGGCTATCAAAGCTTTTTCTCTTTATTCCCAAAAACATTATTATATTTCTCCGGATTTGAAATCATTTTTTACCTGGTCCCCTTTATGAGAGATCCAAAGCAAGTGAAAAAGGCTGTTGCTCTGGGCATCGCGACTTCCACATTGTTCTACAGCATTACTTTGCTCATTGTGATTGGCTGTATGACTGTGGCTGAGGCAAAAACGGTGACATGGCCGACCATTTCCCTTATTCACGCATTAGAGGTTCCGGGTATTTTTATTGAACGATTTGATTTGTTCTTACAGCTGACCTGGACAGCCCAGCAATTTGCCTGTATGCTCGGATCCTTTAAAGGCGCCCATATCGGGTTAACGGAAATCTTTCATCTAAAAAATAAAAACAATGCATGGCTGCTGACTGCAATGCTGGCTGCGACGTTTTTCATAACGATGTATCCCAAGGACTTGAATGACGTGTTTTATTACGGGACGCTTCTTGGATATGCTTTCTTAATTGTGATTACAATTCCATTCTTCGTCTGGTTTTTAAGCTGGATACAGAAAAAAATAGGGAGGGGGCAGCTGCAATGA
- the gerBA gene encoding component of germinant receptor B (Evidence 1a: Function from experimental evidences in the studied strain; PubMedId: 3110007, 8012571, 10411756, 15774895, 22493018, 23749970, 25681191, 25790435; Product type rc: receptor) — protein sequence MQIDSDLQNNLDTLKKTLGQNDDMMFYTFAFGDSRQKACLLYIDGLTENKMLAQYVISPLQKEALAHKECSIEDLSAFFFGFHHSVVSTMKEIEQLVFSGQAILLADGYRGGLAFDTKSVATRSLDEPSSEVVERGPKIGFIEKLRTNTALLRERTSDPNLVIKEMTLGKRTKKKIAVAYIQDIAPDYVVKEVFKRLKSVNIDNLPESGTLEQLIEDEPFSIFPTILSTERPDRVESSLLEGRVSILVDGTPFALIVPATVDEFIHSPDDYSQRWIPMSLVRLLRYSSILITIYLPGLYISLVSFHTGLLPTRMAISIAGSRLNVPFPPFVEAFIMIFTIELIREAGLRLPKPIGQTIGLIGGVVIGQAAVQAQIVSALMVIVVSVTALASFTVPSYAYNFPLRIIRIGVMISATALGMYGVIMVYLFVIGHLMRLKSFGQDYIIPIMAQPGQDLKDTVIRIPTMFLKRRPTRNDPEDNIRQR from the coding sequence ATGCAAATCGACTCTGATCTCCAGAACAATTTAGACACACTGAAAAAAACATTGGGACAAAACGACGATATGATGTTTTATACATTTGCTTTCGGAGATAGCAGACAAAAGGCGTGTTTACTGTATATTGACGGTCTGACAGAGAATAAAATGCTGGCGCAATACGTCATTTCTCCTTTACAAAAAGAGGCGTTGGCCCATAAGGAATGCTCGATTGAAGACTTATCCGCCTTTTTTTTCGGCTTTCACCACAGCGTTGTTTCTACAATGAAAGAAATAGAGCAGCTCGTTTTTTCAGGGCAAGCCATTTTGCTCGCTGATGGCTATCGCGGAGGATTAGCTTTCGACACAAAGTCAGTCGCAACACGCAGTCTTGATGAACCCTCCTCCGAAGTCGTGGAACGCGGCCCTAAAATAGGATTTATTGAAAAGCTGCGGACAAACACGGCGCTTTTGCGTGAACGGACGAGTGATCCTAATCTCGTCATCAAAGAAATGACACTCGGAAAAAGGACCAAAAAGAAAATCGCTGTCGCTTATATTCAGGATATCGCCCCAGATTATGTCGTCAAAGAAGTGTTTAAAAGGCTGAAATCAGTCAATATAGATAATTTGCCGGAATCGGGGACGCTTGAACAGCTGATTGAAGACGAACCATTTTCAATTTTCCCCACAATATTAAGCACAGAACGACCGGACCGGGTCGAAAGTTCTCTATTAGAAGGGCGAGTGTCCATATTAGTGGATGGTACGCCGTTTGCTTTGATTGTACCGGCTACGGTTGACGAATTTATTCATTCGCCCGATGATTACAGCCAGCGCTGGATCCCAATGTCACTTGTACGCCTTCTTCGTTATTCCAGCATCCTGATCACCATTTATTTGCCCGGTCTGTATATTTCTCTCGTTTCTTTTCACACCGGGCTATTGCCGACTAGAATGGCCATTTCCATTGCAGGCAGCAGGCTTAACGTACCATTCCCGCCTTTTGTAGAGGCCTTTATCATGATCTTTACGATCGAATTGATTCGAGAAGCCGGATTAAGGCTGCCTAAGCCGATTGGACAGACAATTGGCCTTATCGGCGGCGTTGTCATCGGACAGGCAGCTGTTCAGGCGCAAATTGTCAGTGCGCTTATGGTCATTGTCGTTTCTGTCACAGCACTGGCATCCTTTACCGTTCCTTCATACGCCTATAACTTTCCGCTGCGGATCATTCGGATCGGGGTTATGATAAGTGCAACAGCGCTTGGCATGTACGGCGTTATAATGGTTTATCTGTTTGTGATCGGCCATCTCATGCGCCTGAAAAGCTTTGGCCAGGATTACATTATCCCGATCATGGCGCAGCCTGGACAGGATTTGAAAGACACAGTCATCCGTATTCCCACGATGTTTTTAAAAAGAAGACCGACACGAAACGATCCCGAAGATAACATCAGACAAAGGTGA
- the lytD gene encoding exported N-acetylglucosaminidase (major autolysin) (CWBP90) (Evidence 1a: Function from experimental evidences in the studied strain; PubMedId: 9537764, 10206711, 17298895, 19542270, 22469514; Product type e: enzyme) gives MKKRLIAPMLLSAASLAFFAMSGSAQAAAYTDYSLYKVEPSNTFSTESQASQAVAKLEKDTGWDASYQASGTTTTYQISASGIHSESEAKAILSGLAKQTSITGTSSPVGSKQPYVTISSGAISGEKQANTILAKLKQETGVAGAVKAYGAAQPYMNVMTSDIADETKVKALIQSLAKQTGIKSSYQPITHTVSVTTIQSGTIVGDSRAAQIKNAFQKESGLQASLKETVKGQAYYTFTTAAISGEANAKTLLQQLKQSTGITGSYKSINQKTTVESYNVQSAYFKGLSTVKDAISQIKKNTGVSGSYQQVGKSTSYTVNMKGITKQQLQKIDTFFKKKKWHYTSSSVKKTTTSAAYQITTAKILGEQQANKAAAFFAQKKVKAAKTAAGSTAENQYQLISEETSDQAKVTKGLNILKKNQLSASAKSVKKQIADTFKITTESLLDQTKVNQALTFFKSNHISVASQKTGQTAASSYQITTEAIISQEEIDRVLTFFKQNHIAVTTSKTGQTAYTQYKIVTTQLSSKTALNNGLTYLKSKSVTPSYTTKSNTLYKISVNEQFTGNDTAAAASTKLKQLYGWTSSIVKIKNGPQIMKTNYNLSLRDMVQKQMTVSPQTDGAAYVSLTYINTATSTVTADVLNIRSTPEVSPTNVIGQFKKGDKVKVIGQINGWAKINLGWRNASSDEVVQYVDPNNFSRDSKYYFQFLKLSQTAGLSVTEVNQKVLAGKGILTGRAKAFIDAANQYSINELYLISHALLETGNGTSALANGLTYNGKTVYNMYGIGAYDSNPNYYGAKYAYEQGWFTPEAAIIGGAKFIGSSYIHNTAYNQDTLYKMRWSATATHQYATDIGWAYKQVNRMYSLYSLLDGYTLYFDVPEYR, from the coding sequence ATGAAAAAGAGACTAATCGCACCTATGCTTCTATCCGCCGCGTCCCTTGCCTTTTTTGCCATGTCTGGTTCTGCCCAGGCAGCCGCGTATACCGACTACTCACTATATAAAGTAGAGCCGTCGAATACGTTCAGTACAGAAAGCCAAGCCTCACAAGCTGTCGCCAAACTGGAAAAAGATACTGGCTGGGATGCATCCTATCAGGCTTCAGGCACAACAACGACCTACCAAATTTCCGCCTCAGGCATTCATAGCGAATCAGAAGCGAAAGCAATACTGAGCGGACTCGCCAAACAGACATCAATTACAGGAACGTCAAGTCCTGTTGGAAGCAAACAGCCATATGTCACCATCTCGTCAGGTGCCATCTCCGGAGAAAAACAGGCCAACACTATCCTAGCAAAGCTGAAACAGGAGACGGGAGTGGCTGGCGCTGTAAAAGCTTACGGAGCAGCTCAGCCCTATATGAACGTCATGACATCAGACATTGCTGATGAGACAAAAGTCAAGGCGCTTATCCAGAGCCTGGCCAAGCAAACGGGGATTAAAAGCTCGTATCAGCCCATCACACACACGGTGTCTGTCACAACCATTCAGTCTGGCACAATCGTGGGAGACAGCAGAGCAGCGCAGATCAAAAACGCCTTCCAAAAGGAATCTGGGCTGCAGGCATCATTAAAGGAAACAGTGAAAGGGCAAGCCTATTATACGTTCACAACTGCCGCCATTTCAGGTGAAGCCAATGCCAAAACTCTATTGCAGCAGCTGAAACAGAGCACTGGCATCACAGGCAGCTACAAGTCCATCAATCAAAAAACAACCGTTGAGTCATACAATGTCCAATCAGCTTATTTCAAAGGGCTGAGTACAGTAAAGGACGCCATCAGCCAAATCAAGAAAAACACTGGCGTATCCGGCAGTTATCAACAGGTTGGAAAAAGCACATCATATACCGTGAATATGAAGGGTATAACAAAACAGCAGCTCCAAAAAATAGACACTTTCTTTAAAAAGAAAAAATGGCATTACACGTCATCCAGCGTCAAAAAAACGACAACGTCTGCAGCTTATCAAATCACGACGGCAAAGATTTTAGGCGAGCAGCAAGCAAACAAAGCAGCAGCCTTCTTTGCTCAGAAAAAAGTAAAAGCTGCAAAAACAGCAGCTGGATCAACAGCAGAAAATCAATATCAGCTCATCTCAGAAGAAACATCAGATCAAGCAAAAGTCACAAAGGGTTTGAACATATTAAAGAAAAATCAGCTAAGTGCTTCTGCGAAATCCGTCAAAAAACAAATAGCTGACACGTTTAAAATCACAACCGAATCTCTGCTTGATCAAACGAAAGTCAATCAGGCACTCACGTTTTTCAAATCGAATCATATATCAGTAGCAAGCCAGAAAACCGGTCAGACAGCTGCGAGCAGCTATCAAATCACAACTGAAGCTATCATCAGCCAAGAAGAGATTGACCGCGTTTTAACATTTTTCAAACAAAATCATATCGCAGTCACAACATCAAAAACAGGCCAGACTGCATATACACAATACAAAATCGTGACAACACAGCTTAGCAGCAAAACCGCATTGAACAATGGGTTAACCTATCTTAAATCGAAAAGTGTAACCCCGAGCTATACAACGAAAAGCAATACGCTTTATAAAATCAGCGTAAATGAGCAGTTCACAGGCAATGATACAGCTGCTGCGGCATCAACGAAGCTAAAACAATTATACGGATGGACATCATCTATCGTGAAGATCAAAAACGGCCCGCAAATCATGAAAACAAACTACAATCTCTCGCTTCGTGATATGGTCCAAAAACAAATGACAGTAAGTCCGCAAACAGACGGAGCGGCTTACGTATCGCTCACGTACATTAATACAGCAACATCAACTGTTACGGCTGATGTACTAAATATCCGGTCAACGCCGGAAGTCAGCCCGACAAACGTGATCGGCCAGTTTAAAAAAGGCGATAAAGTGAAAGTCATCGGACAGATAAACGGCTGGGCTAAGATCAATTTGGGCTGGCGAAACGCAAGCAGTGATGAAGTAGTTCAATACGTGGATCCGAATAACTTTTCCAGAGACAGCAAATACTACTTCCAATTTCTCAAGCTGTCACAGACAGCGGGTCTCAGCGTTACTGAGGTAAATCAGAAAGTGCTTGCGGGTAAAGGCATCCTGACAGGGAGAGCAAAGGCATTTATCGATGCCGCCAATCAATATAGCATCAACGAACTGTATTTAATCTCACACGCTCTTCTGGAAACAGGAAACGGGACATCCGCTTTAGCCAATGGATTAACCTATAACGGAAAAACCGTATACAACATGTATGGAATTGGAGCATACGACAGCAATCCGAATTACTACGGAGCCAAATATGCGTACGAGCAGGGCTGGTTCACACCAGAAGCGGCCATTATCGGCGGAGCTAAATTCATAGGCTCATCGTATATCCACAACACAGCTTACAATCAAGACACACTGTACAAAATGAGATGGTCAGCTACAGCGACACATCAATACGCAACAGACATCGGCTGGGCGTACAAACAAGTAAACCGCATGTACAGCCTGTATTCATTGCTGGACGGTTATACACTTTATTTTGATGTTCCGGAATATCGATAA